Genomic segment of Salvia splendens isolate huo1 chromosome 12, SspV2, whole genome shotgun sequence:
ACAGAAGTATGAATCAATATGAAGATGGATATGATCCTTTATTGAgtttgatttgtttgggtttagctttaaattttcaatttgttATTTTGATTCATTTCAACTTAAAAATCTAATCTATTTTTATGGATATCAAAGTCCATTCATATTTAATCCTTGTTAGTTGCAATCCAACATAAGACAAATCAAGAGATTTCATCAATGACAATAGACAGATTATCAAagattaaaattaatgtacataCAACAAATAGCAACCATATAAAGATAGATAAACAGATGAATAATCTGATTTCCATTTGAGAACTGTTACATGATCACTTGTGATGTTTACTTCTCTTTTCcttcctcttctttttcttcttgtcTTTCGACACCTCCTTTGATTTGTTTTTCCTTGAATGGCGCTTGCTCGAGGCTTTCTTGTTCTTGTGTGGACGTGGCTCATCATCCGAAGACAGTTCATAGGATTTCAGGGAATAAGGTTTCTCTGGGCCAAGCACGACTCTTGCTTTATTCAGAATCGTCTCATTATCGTTGTCGAACTTGTTTTTAGAATCTGGGCTAAGGGGGAGGTAAGGGCCAGTTTCATCCATCCTCGATCCAACAGAACCCCTGCCTCGCTTGATTCTATAATAGGAAAGATAATGCAATTAGCACGGATAATAATTACCATCTACAACGAAAGCTGCCAAAACGACCAAATTGTAAGCAGAATATAGCTGAGAATGAGCAAACCAACCTGGAGTGTAAAAATTGGTCAATCTCTTCATCCTCCAATGGGTCCAAATGGTCTCTTTTCTTTGAAGAGCGAGAAGAATTTGCACTGTTATCCACTTCATCGCTGGCTCTACTTGTACTAGTGCGAGACTCACGGATGTCCTTGTGACTCCTTCCACTATTGCTCTCCCTTCTGATTACTCTAAGCTTATTGTCCAGTTCGAGCTGCTTATCTCTTAGTCGCCACATCTCATTAACTTCAACTACACGATTAGCTGCAGCACCAAATATCGAACGGGAGTTAGGATATTATTGAGATACACGAGATAAAAGAACAGGCCAAAAATGACAACTATGTTTCTGTGAAGATTCCCATACTTTCAAAAAAAGCTACTTGCAGTCTCAATACATCAACAGTAGCACAACTCAGCTTTTTCCCCACAACAAccagaaaaagaagaaagagaaaaggaGAAAGTTCAATTTACTATCCTGCAACTAACATCAGGAGATGAAACAAACTTCTTAAGCATGAAAAAGTGATTTTGAATTCTTTAGTTGAATGGCCAATGAACAAGATTTATCGTCTCCATTAGTATGTGATATTTGCTGAATCAGTACTCAGATCTTGATTCAGAGTAAAATATAAAGCAGAAAATCAATTCTGAATGCATCTAAATAAATATTGTCTGTGTAACTTCAATTCAGTAAATAATCTTAAAAAAGATTTATGACTCATGCTTCATAGTTATCTAAcacaaaacaagaaaaagatTTATGTTTAAAAGACAACAGAAATCCCCAACTTTCCAGCCTAGCTAAAGAAAATGCTATTGTTCAGTAGTATTGTGAATTGAGGTTATCACCATATTCTAAGGTTTAGTACCTATATAAGCACAAACCTAAAGAACAACAACCACTATAGACAGTAAGAAAGAGAAGCCCCCACACATATAATTTATAGCCCATTCCAACACCAAACAAGAAAATAGGCAGCAAAACTCACCTTGTTGTACTCCACGAACAGTTGCAGTCAAGAAACGAGAATTTGGCCTGCACCTAACTGTGGGCTCACGAAGATAAGCAAGTGCACCTTCCTTCTGAGCCTCGCGGCGCAATTCTGCAGCCTGCTTTAAGAGAATGGCAGCTATTCTGTTTTCTGTCTCCAAATCCATATTGAACCTCAACAAGGATGTTCACTAAGGCAGCTAAAGAGGATATTCCTGCATATAGCACAAGCAGATTTTGAGCATTCTCACTTATCAAATATGGCAGGTGAATACAAAATCAACATGCCCACGACTTGCACTTCACAGATGGGTGTACTTTGATtaggtaaaagaaaataaagagaagCCCATAATTCAAACTGATGCATCTACAAAAATTCCTCTCCACATCTGGAGACAATCTTGCGAATCTTGGATGTTGCAACTTGCAACTACAAATCAACCATGACCCAGCGGCAGGCAGAAGCAAGAAAATGACTTAAAAAAAACTTCTTTACAGTTAAAAGGAGATTTGATGGTGTAAGGTATAAAAACTGTATTCACAATATATTGCCAACTACTTTCAGCTGAAAGACCAGATTTTTAAGTCTAATTCATATCAGAGATTGAGAAATACATACATCTCTTCCTCTCTATAGACAATTTATCTCTGTATCTCAGATGATAGAAGCTGCAAACTAAAATCGGTGGTGATAATGCAAAATCCAGAAAAATACAAATCTATATTTAATGGAGTATGTTATAACAAAGTATTTTCCCCCAATTTTTCTGCCATGACATCTAATCCACAATTCCCCTTTATTCTAACTTCAGCAAAAAGCTCCTTTCaatgaatttcaatttttcatcCTAAAATAAGTAACTTTTCATCCACCCTAATAACTTAAATTTTCATTAAACCCAGAATTTCCTCTGCCCCATAAACGAATTCAACAATTTTAAATAGAAGtcgttttcaatttttacaagCAAAATTTGAAACAATTTGAGTTCTGTAAATtcaatctctccctctctatcCAATTACAAATATCGATCGCGAGATTTGGAGTGTATTAGGTTACCCAATTTCAAATCTCTGTAGTCACGGGTGCAATCATTCATTCATTTCCCAAATTTTGcagataagaaaaataaaaagaagaagagaaacaTTGCATCTTTGTGAATCAAAACAACAGAGAGTGGAAGAGAATTACCGTGATGGAGAAGAAGAAGCTGACGAAAAACCTCGCGACGAATAAAAGGGCTGAGCTTCGAGAAATCTAGAGAGGAAAGAGTCCTAGTACGATTCTAGGGCTCTTTTCTCTTTCGATTATTAGCTTGTACgactataattttatttttattcgttgaatttgatttactttatttaatattgaaattatttccttctgtgttttatttttatctatatttaaAAGGTTTGGTGCTTTCATACGaaatatcataaataaataaataaataaattctcaACTACATGGAATTaaaatacttcctccatccacGATTAAGTGTTCTAAGTTGActtaacacgagttttaaaaaaatgtactactaaatagaaaaataaatgagacaCTTAATTATGGATAAGCGAAAAAGAAAACTTGAGATACTTAACTATGGACGTAAGAAAGGGTAACTCAATTTAGCTACACTCACTGAAATTTCAAAATAGATACTCCTATTATCATAGTGTCTCTTAATAATGATTTCTaatttattccatgattatTCAAACTCTCAAATCTTTTACTATCTCTGTCTTATCTTAATCTTGAGAGGTACATGATTTTAGGAGGAATTATtatgtaaaaaaatagaaaaaagtaattgaatattttaatatggaGAGATGAATGAGTTTTAATGGAATACTAGTAGAAAATTATTTTACTtagagtattaaataaaaaagagttTTTTTATCAATTAAGCTGCAAATTTATTACCAAAATACTGTAACCTCTAATTTTTAGACAAACTCTAATCAGTATTCTGATCAAACAAATTTGTTAAAGAAGcataaaaaaacagaaatactATCTGATAATGAAAAGCTAAGAGCATCTCCTATGGCGCCCCtccggtaggacgtccggtcggacaccgggaagggcgacgggacgtccgccgttgggaggtcggaggtcggatacggacgtcccgtgaggacgtcgggtgtcctcggacgtcccgggGACGGGCGGGTGGACGGGCGCCACTGTGGCGAaggtcggacgtcccggtcggacgtccgatatttgatttttttttttaaattctatatatacggctcgttgaacttcatttcatttgcaccacttgtgttaacaagtttctctcttcttttactacaaatttcatttctacaaattaaattattgtgatttttttaattgcgggatgtcctagtgggaagggcgatgggaagggcggatatgcaggggatgtcctagtgatgtggcagtggggtgggatgtcctagtgacgtggcaggaggtgtttttgggatgtcctagtggatgtccgagtgggatgtccgcccactggagatgctctaaaaacAGAGATAAATAGAGTCTAGGGTTTCAATTAAACCTTAAAAAATTGCAAATCATCACAATTGGCGGCTTTGAACACTGTACAACTCTGCAACACAGCCCAGCCTCAACCTCTCATCCTCCACACTTTGAGCTCAAAATGTCGGCGATTCACCAAAATGTTTCCACTTCTCTCTCCGCATCCACCTCCACTTTCCTCGCTCACAACAATCTCAAGTCCCTCAAGCCTTCTCATGTTTCGGTGGCGGGGAGACTGAGTGCGGTTGTCAAATGTGTTGCGACGCCGTCAGCTGAGAAAACTGGTGCCTCATTTCTCTCATTATTCAATCATGTCCTCTCTTTTTTCAATCCTTCTGTTATCAATTATCAATCAAgtgtcaatttttttatatttttatctgGAATTACGAATTATGTTTGTTTCCCCTTTAAAAACTTGGTCTTTCTGTTATATCTGAGTAAGGAAGCTTGGAAAGACGAGAGAGCTGAATTTTAAGAACAATTTGGAACTTTTTCTTGAATTAGCAAAAACAATAAGGAGATATGGAAGCTATGGATGCGTTGTGACGAATGCAACAGATTGATAAGACGAATATTGGAGTTGACCTTAAAGAGAGAGTTTTGCTCATGAGGATGAGAATGTTATTCTTGAATGTGCTCTGATTGGTTTCTTCCATTAGAGATTGTTCAAGACATTCATTTTAGTTTAGTATTCTGACTGTTGGTGCTGCTTTTGATGAAGCTTACAATACAAATGTGGCGCGCAACGAAAACCTAGCTAAGCTTCAAGCTGGCTATCTCTTTCCCGAGGTCTGTTTCGGGACTGTTATTTCTAATTGTGTTTTATGATTCTTGTTTTATTGAATGCAATTGTAGTTGATTAGAATCTCATTATGCATGTGCTATTTAGATAGCAAGACGGAGAAATGCGCACATTGCTAAAAATCCAGATGCTAAAGTTATCAGCCTTGGAATTGGTGACACAACTGAGCCAATTCCAGAAGTCATTACTTCTGCCATGTCAAAGGTATTGCTTTCTGAGCATCATGAATAAATCTTTATAGGTTTATTGTTTTACGAGCGTAAACTTGATATGTCGATTGGAGCTTACTCTTATATGGGTGTGCATATGGACCCACTCCCATGAGAAGTAAATTTAAGGAAAATTTTATCTCTTCTTGTATCTTCTCCTTATGTGTTTGCATCAGTGGAAATCATGGTCCTGGTCCCATTTGTGTAACTAGTATAATCAAAATAGTCAGAAAACAATAGGGTTTGGTAGATTGGGAAATTATTGTTTCTATATATAACTATGTTTTTGTGCTCTTATTTCTTATTGAATATTGATGCTCTTCCACATATTATGATGACCATTGTTCTTATTATCAGAGATCAGAAGTGCTGTCGACAGTCTCTGGTTACAGCGGTTATGGTGCCGAACAAGGTGAACAGGTAGTAATCTTCATATCTCTTCTGTTTTATGCTCCTTTTCTTTTGCCCCCTTTCCCTCCACCAGTAtcccattttcttctttttccaaTCTGAGTGAGGGGTATGGTGGCCATAGATATGGAGAaacaaatacacacatttttctaatttaattCTTAATAGAAATTGAGAGCCGCCATTGCTTCAACCTATTACTCTGGCCTTGGCATCGAAGAGAATGATATATTTGTATCTGATGGTGCGAAAAGTGACATATCTCGCCTCCAGGTTAGCCTTTTTCACTTCTATTTTGGGTAAAGGTCTGCAATGTACAAGGGCATTTGTTACTGCCTTACTGGATATAGCTTGTTGCTTGCTTAGAGTTGAGTTTTTATTTGATTCTTGTTTGGCAGGTCCTTTTTGGATCTAATGTTACAATGGCTGTTCAAGACCCATCTTACCCAGTAAATATATTatgctttattttattcttgCTTGCCTCCTTATTGTCTGCTGCTAATGAACTGTTATACAGAGTAACTGTTAGCAGCATGAGGATCTATTGGCTGTCCACATAGAAAATTTACCTTTTATCGTCCTCGGAATTTTATGAAATATTGCCTCTCTGTAGGCTTATGTGGATTCTAGCGTTATTCTGGGCCAGACTGGACTGTTTCAGAAGGACGTGGAGAAGTATGCCAATATTGAGTACATGAGGTGCACGCCAGAAAATGGGTTTTTTCCTGATTTGTCCACTGTTGGCCGGACAGACATCATCTTCTTTTGTTCTCCAAATAACCCTACCGGTTCTGCTGCATCAAGAGAGCAACTAACCAAGCTTGTACAATTCGCCAAAGAAAATGGTTCTATCATAGTCTATGATTCTGCTTATGCTATGTACGTCTCAGATGATAGTCCGAGATCCATTTTTGAGATTCCTGGAGCTAAAGAGGTTTGTGCTATATCCAAATTTCCCAATCCAACAGAATTATTATTTGTATGCTTGTGCCTTGTATTTATATGATGTTCTTCAGATCCatcatttcttttactttctacGCTACATTCACTGCAATAATGGTACTTTTGTCATAAATTTGTAGTCTCTCACATTTTTCAAGAGAAAGcatgaaaaatgtttgaagatGAGAACATGTTCATGAAGATAGAGTTCCCCTTAATAATCTTCTAAGTTGGTCATTTCTATTGGTTGCAGGTTGCACTTGAAGTTTCTTCTTTCTCCAAGTATGCTGGGTTCACTGGGGTTCGTCTTGGCTGGACAGCCATTCCGAAAGAGCTCCATTATTCCGATGGTTTTCCAGTGGCAAAGGACTTCAACCGCATAGTGTGTACCTGTTTCAACGGTGCATCTAACATTGCTCAAGCTGGTGGTCTCGCCTGCGTTTCACCTGAAGGCATTAAGGTCGATTCCTTGTCCaaatcttttcattttcttcccCATTTTCAATCTTTAGCAATTTCTTCAAGAACATCACATTCAAGAAAGCTTAAAGATGATTAGAAgaaaatgaacaaaaaaaatgatgCTTGGAATGATGAGCATGACTCTTTTGTGTGCAGGCAATGCATGAGGTGGTTGGTTTCTACAAGGAAAACACAGCTATCATCGTTGACACGTTCGATTCGCTCGGGTTTAAGGTTTATGGAGGAAAAAATGCACCATATGTTTGGGTCCACTTTCCCGGCCGAAGCTCGTGGGATGTGTTCAGTGAAATTCTGGAGAAGACCCATGTCGTCACCACCCCCGGAAGTGGCTTCGGGCCTGGTGGCGAAGGTTTCGTAAGGGTCAGCGCTTTCGGGCACAGGGAGAATGTTCTCGAAGCCTGTAGAAGATTCAAGGAGCTGTACAAGTAAAACCCAATCAGGATTGGCTGTAATACTTGAATTGAATCTTGAATCTACATGCTTTGTTCGTTTTCTCCATCACTAGTAAAAAGCCTGTGTAACAAACAGACTGTTTAATCCTCACTTTTCTTTGAATAAAATGTATCAACTCCATTTTACAGTGGAAACCATGTTTTCAAATAGTGGAAATGCTTTGCATGTAAAGACACAAcctttttactaattttattttcctccatgtatttagattaaaaaatataaaattccgGGAAAAACTAGAAAATGTGGAAGCAAAAACGCCAAAAAATGTTGAAAGAAAGATATTGAAAGTTCATATATTTACATACATACAAACAACACTTCTTTTTATAATCTAGGCACACTTGAATAATTAAGAATTCTATTATACAAAACATTTACTACTCCCTATTTTGGAAAGAGACAGGAGAGAAGAGAACAGCTTCAACCTAAATTACAAAACTGAGAAACCTACATCTGTTGTATGCTCTTACAATCCTCCGATTTGCAAGTGGACTTATAATGCCCGGTTCGATTGCATCGACTACAATGGACGGTATGCTTCTCCCGGTTGAGATCCTCCACGCACATTCGCTTCTTCTCGGGGCGTCCGGGAGGCCGCCTAACCTTAGGAGGCCGTACAGTCCTTGTTTCATCGTCCATGGTGGTCTCGCACTCGCCTTCCTTCTTCAAGCCGATCTTACCCGGTATGGGATTGATCTCTTCGGCATATGCAGCAGCGTAGCTAGCCACAGTAAAGTGCTTTGCTGTGAAAGCATGTATATGGTTCTTGGAGGAGATGAGGGCTGCAACGGCGTGCGAGCATGGCAGCCCGTAGAGCTGCCAGTCGCGACAAGAACACAAATGCGTTCTGATGTTGACGATGTCAGAACGCTCAGCTGAGAGGACCTCAAACTCCACCTCATCTGATCGAAGAACTTGATAGGTGGAAGCGCGATTCATGGCCTCGATCATGTGCTTCTCCGCTGATGGGGCGAGAATGGAGAACCACGACTTGCACCTCGCGCGCCTCTCCTCAAACTCCAATATCAGCTTACAGTGGATCTGTTCGATCACCTGAGTCACTGGCAGCTCCCGGGATTCAAGTATCCATTGGTTGAACTCCTTGACGTTGGATGAGAGATGGCCATAGCGAGTTCCCTCAAAATACAACAACGCCCAACGAGAAGGTGGGTATTGTTGTAGCCATTTCGATGCTTCTGCTGAGACCTCCTCGAGTTCAGCCATTTTCTCCTTGAACGCAGAAGCAGTAGTGGCGTATGCTGCTTTCCACAGCAGCTGAACAAGCCGGGGGTTCTTGAATTCTCTTACAATGCTTTCGCTCAAGTGTTTCATACAAATGGCGTGACAGCAAGCCGGGAACTTCCTTTTCACAGCATCCCCGACACCCTTCTGCCATTTGGATAAGAAGGTGAGATGGGGTATGATCTCCGTATGCATCTCAAAGGCCTTGCGTAGCTCCGACAAGAACCACATCCAACTCTCATCGTTCTCCACATCAACAACACCAAAGGCAAGCGGAAACAATCCACCATCCGCATCAAAGGAAGTTGCAGAAAGCAACGTGCCAAGATATTTACTTTTTAGTGGAAAGCCACCAAGCCCAACGATAGGGAGGCAACCCTCAAAGAACCCCTTCAAAGAAGCATAAAACGAAATAAACACACGCTGGAACCGGTTGTCAGAGCCAGCGGTAAACACCTCAGCAACACTTCCCGGGTTGTTCTTCCTGATCTGCTCACAGTACACCGGAAGGAGGTAATACCCTTCTTCAGAAGAGCCGTATATGGCTTGCAGTCCGCGCTCCTTGGCACGCCAGGCTTGCTTGTAGGGTATAGTGATCCCGTATTGCTCATACACATCGTGCAAGATATCCTTTGGCTTGTAGTTTATGTTGTCACGCAACCGTTCCTCTATAAAGCTGACGATCCAGTCCACAGAAGCCTGATGATGCCCAGCATACGCGTTCTTCCCACAAGTGTGTGCTCCATCTAGGCTTCTTATCGTGAAAGTCGGAGCATTTGGAAGCTTCACCGCACGTATGCGCCATGGGCAGCCCTCAGCAGCACATTTAGCTATGTAACGGATGAGATCACTCTTAACAATCCGAAGCTCAAAGTGCTGTGCAATGGCGGCCTCTTTGATTGCACTCCGGAAGGCCTTAACGTCTGGAAACTCCTGGCCAACAACAAAATCGCGATCTTCCATACAACAGAGTATAAACGGAAAGTTTCTGCTTCTTCAACACAACCATTAACCAATCCGCTTATTCGATTCAATGATTTCCTCAGCAACTTTACAAACACTCTAAAGTCTACAAAATCACAAACAAATAAACAGAGTGTTATTCTGCATTCCAATGGTAGAATGGTGAAATCAGCAACATTCACAcataatatgataattttaaCCAAACACACCGAAGATTCAATAACCTCATATTTTGTGttcttaaaaaaaatccaaaaacaataatactaatattactGTTGTTCATCACAAAGACTAATTAGAGTGTAAACAGCTCGGACTACTCGAAGAGAAAGCGAATTGCTGCAATCAAATTGAGAGGAGCTTTTCATGGAAATTAATAGAGAAACCCCAGAAAACAGGAAATTGTATGAAACTAAAGAGAAACAGGAACATGATTATTCGTGACAATCAACATAGAGCTAAAAAGACGAAGAGGGAATGAATTGGAGTATGATACTGACCTGAGAGTTACAGTGGGGAGTGATCGATGAGAGAGAGTGAGGTGGGATTGGGGTTGAAAAGAAAGGAATAGGGctgaaggagaaggagaaggagaaggagaaggaggagaGGGAGAGGTCAAGATTTTAGCTTTCGACATTTTCATGTTCTTTTCTAACTTTTAGATTTtggaattttctattttttctcaaCATCAATTTTGGAcccattcaattttattttataatgaatGATGATCActtttataatagttacatttTAATATCTATAAAATCACATTTATTAATAGTTTGTTctacaatttttaaatataatttaaaaaaaatctcaatcgTTTCATCTTACTAacttattttagtattttttatatttttaattttgtaggcACAAAGCTACGTTGTCTAGCTATCCATATCGTCATACTAATACAAATTATGTTACTATGTATTGACATAAAATTTTACAAGTATGCGCCAATTTAGTTTCAAATTTATCCCGAAAAAGTTTGCATGGtaaaattaactaattaagacttcgaaaaatgtagaaaaaagaaagcaaaaaatgaaaaataatagcATAATCAATTTTGCGGATTGGGCCAATAAATTGTGGTTGGGTCACTACATTCTGGCCCAATAAGCTGAAAGCCCAATGAATTGCATTTCTCCTACAACCAGCAGCCACGTAGGATAGATCCCAACGGCTACTTTCAGACTGGCCTCCTATTTGAATTTTCTCATTTCTTCTTCTGCTGTCGCTTCACACAAGTGCACAGCTCCATCTCCACCCCTTTTTGCTCCGTTAATAATTcaaacagagagagagaggtttaTAGCGGTGAAGGATTAATCTCACTAAAAATGGAGGAGTATAATGAAATTCCGACTAAATTCTCATC
This window contains:
- the LOC121757004 gene encoding uncharacterized protein LOC121757004 — protein: MDLETENRIAAILLKQAAELRREAQKEGALAYLREPTVRCRPNSRFLTATVRGVQQANRVVEVNEMWRLRDKQLELDNKLRVIRRESNSGRSHKDIRESRTSTSRASDEVDNSANSSRSSKKRDHLDPLEDEEIDQFLHSRIKRGRGSVGSRMDETGPYLPLSPDSKNKFDNDNETILNKARVVLGPEKPYSLKSYELSSDDEPRPHKNKKASSKRHSRKNKSKEVSKDKKKKKRKEKRSKHHK
- the LOC121759022 gene encoding LL-diaminopimelate aminotransferase, chloroplastic-like, coding for MSAIHQNVSTSLSASTSTFLAHNNLKSLKPSHVSVAGRLSAVVKCVATPSAEKTAYNTNVARNENLAKLQAGYLFPEIARRRNAHIAKNPDAKVISLGIGDTTEPIPEVITSAMSKRSEVLSTVSGYSGYGAEQGEQKLRAAIASTYYSGLGIEENDIFVSDGAKSDISRLQVLFGSNVTMAVQDPSYPAYVDSSVILGQTGLFQKDVEKYANIEYMRCTPENGFFPDLSTVGRTDIIFFCSPNNPTGSAASREQLTKLVQFAKENGSIIVYDSAYAMYVSDDSPRSIFEIPGAKEVALEVSSFSKYAGFTGVRLGWTAIPKELHYSDGFPVAKDFNRIVCTCFNGASNIAQAGGLACVSPEGIKAMHEVVGFYKENTAIIVDTFDSLGFKVYGGKNAPYVWVHFPGRSSWDVFSEILEKTHVVTTPGSGFGPGGEGFVRVSAFGHRENVLEACRRFKELYK
- the LOC121759179 gene encoding uncharacterized protein LOC121759179, giving the protein MEDRDFVVGQEFPDVKAFRSAIKEAAIAQHFELRIVKSDLIRYIAKCAAEGCPWRIRAVKLPNAPTFTIRSLDGAHTCGKNAYAGHHQASVDWIVSFIEERLRDNINYKPKDILHDVYEQYGITIPYKQAWRAKERGLQAIYGSSEEGYYLLPVYCEQIRKNNPGSVAEVFTAGSDNRFQRVFISFYASLKGFFEGCLPIVGLGGFPLKSKYLGTLLSATSFDADGGLFPLAFGVVDVENDESWMWFLSELRKAFEMHTEIIPHLTFLSKWQKGVGDAVKRKFPACCHAICMKHLSESIVREFKNPRLVQLLWKAAYATTASAFKEKMAELEEVSAEASKWLQQYPPSRWALLYFEGTRYGHLSSNVKEFNQWILESRELPVTQVIEQIHCKLILEFEERRARCKSWFSILAPSAEKHMIEAMNRASTYQVLRSDEVEFEVLSAERSDIVNIRTHLCSCRDWQLYGLPCSHAVAALISSKNHIHAFTAKHFTVASYAAAYAEEINPIPGKIGLKKEGECETTMDDETRTVRPPKVRRPPGRPEKKRMCVEDLNREKHTVHCSRCNRTGHYKSTCKSEDCKSIQQM